In Streptomyces canus, one DNA window encodes the following:
- a CDS encoding DUF742 domain-containing protein: MTNRPELPVRGGDRKAARVRPYSLTGGRTRFGHVLLVETFVASTAALEAAEERKELTNGSLRSVMPELRAIVELCRRMRTVAEIAALLKMPLGVVRVLLSDLADQGKIRVYGTGTGHGTGRPDRALLERVLSGLRRL; encoded by the coding sequence ATGACGAACAGGCCCGAGCTCCCGGTCCGCGGCGGTGACCGCAAGGCCGCCCGGGTACGGCCGTACTCGCTCACCGGCGGCCGTACCCGCTTCGGCCACGTCCTCCTCGTGGAGACGTTCGTGGCCAGCACAGCGGCCCTCGAAGCAGCCGAGGAGCGCAAGGAGCTCACCAACGGCTCGCTGAGGTCGGTCATGCCGGAGCTGCGGGCCATCGTCGAACTGTGCCGCCGGATGCGCACGGTGGCCGAGATCGCCGCGCTGCTGAAGATGCCGCTCGGCGTGGTCCGCGTGCTCCTCAGCGACCTCGCGGACCAGGGAAAGATCCGTGTGTACGGCACCGGGACCGGTCACGGTACGGGCCGTCCCGACCGCGCTCTGCTGGAAAGGGTGCTCAGTGGACTCCGTCGTCTCTGA
- a CDS encoding MarR family winged helix-turn-helix transcriptional regulator, whose product MHEDGNGGGGRGGADVAPHGVDQPGFLALERELTVLLRRARANQGEMAREVHPDLESAAYGLLVRLDECGRQRATELAAYIGVGKATMSRQLRALEDLGLVARAPDPADGRAWLVDLTQEGRSRVQRVRDARRARYAGRLAHWDPEEVTELARLLHQLNRGMEK is encoded by the coding sequence GTGCACGAAGACGGAAACGGCGGCGGGGGCCGGGGCGGGGCCGACGTGGCGCCGCACGGTGTGGACCAGCCCGGATTCCTCGCACTGGAACGCGAGTTGACCGTCCTGCTGCGCCGCGCCCGGGCCAACCAGGGTGAGATGGCACGCGAGGTCCACCCCGACCTGGAGTCGGCGGCCTACGGCCTGCTCGTCCGTCTGGATGAATGCGGCCGCCAGCGCGCCACCGAACTGGCCGCCTACATCGGCGTCGGCAAGGCCACGATGTCCCGTCAGCTGCGTGCCCTGGAAGACCTGGGCCTCGTCGCCCGCGCACCGGACCCGGCGGACGGCCGGGCCTGGCTCGTCGACCTCACACAGGAGGGCCGCTCCCGGGTGCAGAGGGTCCGCGACGCGCGCCGGGCCCGGTACGCGGGCCGACTGGCGCACTGGGACCCGGAAGAGGTCACCGAACTGGCAAGGCTGCTGCACCAGCTGAACCGCGGCATGGAGAAGTAG
- a CDS encoding TetR/AcrR family transcriptional regulator — protein sequence MTPSAPAYRRLSVEERRSQLLEAALTLFAHRVPEDVSLDDVAEAAGVSRPLVYRYFPGGKQQLYEAALRSAADELEQCFDEPREGPPLIRLSHALDRYLAFVDEHDAGFSALLQGGSVVETSRTTAIVDGVRRAAAEHILSHLGVTEPGLLLRMTVRMWITAVEAASLIWLDEGKQPPVEELRDWLVEQFVAVLSVTANRDPQTAALVTALAADG from the coding sequence ATGACCCCATCCGCTCCCGCTTACCGTCGGCTGAGTGTCGAGGAGCGTCGGAGTCAGCTTCTCGAAGCCGCCCTCACTCTCTTCGCGCACCGCGTCCCCGAGGACGTCTCACTCGACGACGTGGCGGAAGCGGCCGGAGTCTCCCGTCCCCTCGTCTACCGGTACTTCCCGGGCGGCAAGCAGCAGCTCTACGAGGCCGCCCTCCGCTCCGCCGCCGATGAGCTGGAGCAGTGCTTCGACGAGCCCCGGGAGGGGCCCCCGCTCATCCGCCTCTCCCACGCCCTCGACCGCTACCTCGCCTTCGTCGACGAGCACGACGCCGGTTTCAGCGCGCTCCTCCAGGGCGGCAGCGTGGTCGAGACGTCCCGGACCACCGCCATCGTCGACGGCGTACGACGGGCCGCCGCCGAGCACATCCTCAGCCACCTCGGCGTCACCGAACCCGGCCTGCTGCTGCGCATGACCGTACGGATGTGGATCACCGCGGTGGAGGCGGCCTCGCTGATCTGGCTCGACGAGGGCAAGCAGCCTCCTGTCGAGGAGCTGCGCGACTGGCTGGTCGAGCAGTTCGTCGCCGTGCTCTCCGTGACCGCGAACCGCGATCCCCAGACCGCCGCGCTGGTCACGGCCCTCGCGGCGGATGGCTGA
- a CDS encoding styrene monooxygenase/indole monooxygenase family protein, with amino-acid sequence MRKILVVGAGQSGLQLALGLQSHGYEVTLMSNRTADEIRSGRVMSTQCMFHTALQHERDLQLNFWESQAPKIEGLGVSVAAPGSFDPGPSQRAIDWLGRLDGYAQSVDQRVKMAGWMETFAQRGGQLVIHGAAVGDLDYFSRTYDLVLVSAGKGELVSMFTRDPERSPYTEPQRALAVSYVHGLGPRPEHPETEAVRCNLVPGVGELFVMPTLTTSGRADILFWEGIPGGPLDVFNGVKDPAEHLSLTLELMERFLPWEYARATNVELTDAGATLAGRYAPTVRNPIGRLPGGGLVLGVADVVVANDPITGQGSNSASKCAASYLASILDQGEKEFDEEWMRATFERYWVTAQHVTKWTNAMLAPPPEHILNLIGAAGQLQPVADRFANGFDDPADFENFFYEPEKTGAYLASVAGG; translated from the coding sequence ATGCGGAAGATACTCGTCGTCGGAGCCGGCCAGTCCGGACTCCAGCTCGCCCTCGGCCTCCAGTCGCACGGCTACGAGGTCACCCTGATGTCCAACCGGACGGCGGACGAGATCCGCTCCGGCCGGGTCATGTCGACGCAGTGCATGTTCCACACGGCACTCCAGCACGAGCGCGATCTCCAGCTGAACTTCTGGGAGTCCCAGGCCCCGAAGATCGAAGGGCTCGGCGTCTCGGTGGCGGCTCCCGGTTCGTTCGACCCGGGGCCCTCGCAGCGCGCGATCGACTGGCTGGGCAGGCTCGACGGGTACGCGCAGTCGGTCGACCAGCGGGTCAAGATGGCCGGCTGGATGGAGACCTTCGCGCAGCGCGGCGGCCAGCTCGTCATCCACGGCGCGGCGGTCGGCGACCTCGACTACTTCTCCCGTACGTACGACCTCGTGCTGGTCTCGGCCGGCAAGGGCGAGCTGGTCTCCATGTTCACGAGGGACCCGGAGCGCTCCCCGTACACCGAGCCGCAGCGCGCGCTCGCCGTCTCCTACGTCCACGGTCTGGGCCCCCGCCCCGAGCACCCGGAGACCGAGGCCGTCCGCTGCAACCTCGTCCCCGGCGTCGGGGAACTCTTCGTCATGCCGACGCTCACGACCTCCGGGCGCGCCGACATCCTCTTCTGGGAGGGCATACCCGGCGGCCCGCTCGACGTCTTCAACGGCGTGAAGGACCCGGCGGAACATCTCTCCCTGACCCTGGAACTCATGGAGAGGTTCCTGCCCTGGGAGTACGCGCGCGCCACGAACGTCGAACTCACGGACGCCGGTGCCACGCTGGCCGGCCGCTACGCGCCCACCGTGCGCAATCCGATAGGCCGCCTGCCCGGTGGGGGACTGGTTCTGGGCGTGGCCGACGTCGTCGTCGCCAACGACCCGATCACCGGGCAGGGCTCCAACTCCGCGTCCAAGTGCGCGGCCTCCTACCTCGCGTCGATTCTCGACCAGGGGGAGAAGGAGTTCGACGAGGAGTGGATGCGGGCTACGTTCGAGCGGTACTGGGTCACCGCCCAGCACGTCACCAAGTGGACGAACGCGATGCTCGCGCCTCCGCCGGAGCACATCCTGAATCTGATCGGGGCGGCCGGCCAGTTGCAGCCCGTGGCGGACCGGTTCGCCAACGGCTTCGACGACCCGGCCGACTTCGAGAACTTCTTCTACGAGCCGGAGAAGACGGGGGCCTACCTGGCTTCGGTGGCGGGCGGCTGA
- a CDS encoding sensor histidine kinase, which yields MQKTRPRRTGKQTASGNGAERTPATPGAPETPVGKGRPTHVRTRLILAVAVVAAAVAGAGAPSLVTASGELHDSQDLVTFAEQTQDALDLAHSLADERDEVTSYIAAGRPRAKAPGEQSSARVDRQVEELRADTDLSTSLRGDLDDIAAVRRSALTGKSTALEAHSAYSAAITELHRLAEELAERMPSRAGSGAYALAELDSAVQQAAATRGLLLAALSVPTTTQSVYDPITGLTSSKKVSSKADAAQRDALSAAAQQARLRSDAALADFQDSAPDTAKASYDSTVTGPEVNSADKYLAALTDQPTLSGGELGTSTTKLGAALSARVDLMRGAESALFDRRVKELAHLRDDDVTALELRVAILGALMLLSVGIATAMARTLTRPLSVLRRGSARLAGAEDPTAEEAVSFTGRNDEFAQVVRSVNALHAHTVALAERINTLESDRKHLVGQRQKMADAREQLKSELADSAAQLERLRTTIGATFVNLALRTLGLVERQLAVIESLEEREQDPDRLATLFKLDHFATVMRRHSENLLVLAGTEHVQQSAGPVPLVDVVRAAVSEIERYERVRIAALPPHAHVAGFAADDLSHLLAELMENASSFSPPDLPVEVSGWLLESGEVMLSVQDEGIGMTAERMTTLNSRLAEFDPEAAYESYDEGDEGLGLGLYVVARLAHRHGVRVQLREQKQGGVAAVVVLPKTLLTAAPTSAVPASGTGPVTGAPPSFSLPGADAEVNSNVLSGRSQGDPLVDLAEKAVRHAEAESPAETTMELLAPVPAQGEPDPLPEEPSAPEPTAAETEAATEHTRADEEPLTDKGLPKRTPKITAPSIPAPRQRNSSVDADALRRRLGGFRRGAEAGYRDVEAEIQEQTGESRLPAPHSTASEEATGGTAEEASS from the coding sequence GTGCAGAAGACGCGGCCTCGTCGCACAGGCAAGCAGACGGCCTCCGGCAACGGCGCGGAGCGCACACCCGCCACGCCCGGCGCCCCCGAGACCCCCGTCGGCAAGGGCCGCCCCACCCACGTCCGCACCCGGCTGATCCTCGCCGTCGCCGTCGTGGCCGCCGCCGTCGCCGGAGCCGGCGCCCCCTCCCTCGTCACCGCCTCCGGGGAACTCCACGACTCCCAGGACCTGGTGACGTTCGCCGAGCAGACCCAGGACGCCCTCGACCTCGCCCACTCGCTGGCCGACGAACGCGACGAGGTCACCTCCTACATCGCGGCCGGACGACCCAGGGCGAAGGCGCCGGGCGAGCAGTCGAGCGCCCGCGTGGACCGCCAGGTCGAGGAACTGCGCGCCGACACCGACCTGTCCACGAGCCTGCGCGGCGACCTCGACGACATCGCCGCCGTACGACGCTCCGCGCTCACCGGCAAGAGCACCGCCCTCGAAGCGCACAGCGCCTACTCCGCCGCCATCACCGAACTGCACCGGCTCGCCGAGGAACTGGCCGAGAGGATGCCGTCCCGCGCGGGCTCCGGCGCCTACGCCCTCGCCGAGCTGGACTCCGCCGTACAGCAGGCCGCCGCCACCCGTGGACTGCTGCTCGCGGCGCTCAGCGTGCCGACGACGACCCAGAGCGTCTACGACCCGATCACCGGCCTGACGAGCAGCAAGAAGGTCTCCTCGAAGGCCGACGCCGCACAGCGCGACGCGCTCAGTGCCGCCGCCCAGCAGGCCCGGCTGCGCTCCGACGCGGCCCTCGCCGACTTCCAGGACTCCGCGCCCGACACCGCCAAGGCGAGCTACGACTCCACGGTCACCGGTCCCGAGGTCAACTCCGCCGACAAATACCTCGCCGCCCTGACCGACCAGCCCACCCTCTCCGGTGGCGAACTCGGCACCAGCACCACCAAGCTCGGCGCGGCCCTCTCCGCCCGCGTCGACCTCATGCGCGGCGCCGAGTCCGCGCTCTTCGACCGCCGGGTCAAGGAGCTCGCCCACCTGCGCGACGACGACGTCACCGCGCTGGAGCTGCGCGTCGCGATCCTCGGCGCCCTGATGCTGCTGTCCGTCGGTATCGCCACCGCGATGGCCCGCACCCTCACCCGCCCCCTCTCCGTGCTGCGCCGCGGTTCCGCCCGGCTCGCCGGGGCCGAGGACCCCACCGCCGAGGAAGCGGTCTCCTTCACCGGCCGCAACGACGAGTTCGCCCAGGTCGTCCGCTCCGTCAACGCCCTGCACGCGCACACCGTCGCGCTCGCCGAGCGGATCAACACCCTGGAGTCCGACCGCAAGCACCTGGTCGGACAGCGCCAGAAGATGGCGGACGCGCGCGAGCAGCTCAAGAGCGAACTCGCCGACTCCGCAGCCCAGTTGGAGCGGCTGCGCACCACCATCGGCGCCACCTTCGTCAACCTCGCGCTGCGCACCCTCGGCCTCGTGGAGCGGCAGCTCGCCGTCATCGAGAGCCTGGAGGAGCGCGAGCAGGACCCGGACCGCCTGGCGACCCTCTTCAAGCTCGACCACTTCGCCACGGTCATGCGCCGCCACAGCGAGAACCTCCTCGTCCTGGCCGGTACGGAACACGTGCAGCAGAGCGCCGGGCCCGTCCCGCTCGTCGACGTCGTCCGCGCCGCGGTCAGCGAGATCGAGCGCTACGAGCGCGTCCGCATCGCCGCCCTCCCGCCGCACGCCCACGTGGCGGGCTTCGCCGCGGACGACCTGTCCCATCTCCTGGCCGAACTGATGGAGAACGCCAGCTCGTTCTCCCCGCCCGACCTGCCCGTCGAGGTCTCCGGCTGGCTCCTGGAGAGCGGCGAGGTCATGCTCTCCGTGCAGGACGAGGGCATCGGCATGACCGCCGAGCGGATGACCACCCTCAACTCGCGCCTCGCCGAGTTCGATCCCGAGGCCGCGTACGAGTCGTACGACGAGGGCGACGAGGGACTCGGCCTGGGCCTGTACGTCGTGGCCCGACTCGCCCACCGGCACGGCGTCCGGGTGCAGCTGCGCGAGCAGAAGCAGGGCGGGGTGGCCGCGGTGGTGGTCCTCCCCAAGACCCTGCTCACCGCCGCGCCCACCTCCGCCGTACCGGCCTCCGGCACCGGCCCGGTCACCGGCGCGCCCCCCTCTTTCTCCCTCCCCGGCGCCGACGCGGAGGTCAACTCCAACGTCCTGAGCGGCCGCTCACAGGGCGACCCCCTGGTGGACCTGGCCGAGAAGGCCGTACGCCACGCGGAGGCGGAGTCCCCGGCCGAGACGACGATGGAACTCCTGGCCCCCGTACCGGCACAGGGGGAGCCGGACCCCCTACCGGAGGAGCCGTCGGCACCCGAACCCACGGCCGCCGAGACCGAAGCCGCGACGGAACACACCCGCGCCGACGAGGAACCCCTCACCGACAAGGGCCTCCCCAAGCGCACCCCCAAGATCACCGCACCCAGCATCCCGGCGCCCCGCCAACGGAACAGCTCCGTGGACGCCGACGCCCTCCGCCGCAGGCTGGGCGGCTTCCGCCGGGGGGCAGAGGCCGGCTACCGCGACGTGGAAGCGGAGATCCAGGAACAGACCGGCGAGAGCAGACTGCCGGCACCGCACAGCACCGCATCCGAAGAAGCCACGGGGGGCACAGCCGAGGAGGCAAGCAGTTGA
- a CDS encoding C40 family peptidase gives MSGRLLRLVCTAAVAVGTALAPLPAAAVPEPEPRERSVADLVTDLQRLYREAEEATETYNATEEKLKEKRAEVTRLDTQLSRARLSLHDGRGAAGRLARQQYQNSTDISRYVRLLLARDPQHALEQGHVIGRMARERAVTVGRLTGSEHRADELARRARRALDDQLTLAARQKQERDGVQKKLADVEALLASLTAEQLARLAEFEEKGVEKAQEKLTTSGALGEEDRKPTRKGETALRYARRQLGKPYEWGAEGPRTYDCSGLTSEAWAHAGTPIPRTSQEQWARLPRIPLKNLRPGDLVIYFPKATHVAMYIGRGKVIEAPRTGERIKISPIAAHPLLGAVRPDRRAHPQTARTRKGADQPPATEAR, from the coding sequence GTGTCAGGAAGGCTTCTGCGTCTGGTGTGTACGGCGGCGGTGGCGGTCGGCACCGCCCTCGCGCCGCTGCCGGCGGCGGCTGTCCCGGAGCCGGAGCCGCGCGAGCGTTCCGTCGCCGATCTGGTGACGGATCTTCAGCGGCTGTACCGGGAGGCCGAGGAGGCCACCGAGACCTACAACGCCACAGAGGAGAAGCTGAAGGAGAAGCGCGCTGAGGTCACCCGCCTCGACACGCAGCTCTCCAGGGCCCGCCTCTCCCTGCACGACGGCCGGGGCGCCGCGGGACGACTGGCCCGGCAGCAGTACCAGAACAGCACCGACATCTCGCGGTACGTCCGCCTCCTGCTCGCCCGCGATCCCCAGCACGCTCTCGAGCAGGGCCATGTCATCGGCCGGATGGCGCGTGAACGGGCCGTGACGGTGGGCCGCCTGACCGGCTCCGAGCACCGTGCCGACGAACTCGCCCGCAGGGCGCGCAGGGCGCTCGACGACCAGCTCACGCTCGCCGCCCGGCAGAAGCAGGAGCGGGACGGCGTGCAGAAGAAGCTCGCCGACGTGGAGGCACTCCTCGCCTCCCTCACCGCCGAACAGCTCGCCAGGCTGGCCGAGTTCGAGGAGAAGGGGGTCGAGAAGGCGCAGGAGAAGCTGACGACCTCCGGCGCCCTCGGCGAGGAGGACCGCAAGCCCACCCGGAAGGGCGAGACGGCCCTGCGGTACGCCCGACGGCAGCTGGGGAAGCCGTACGAGTGGGGCGCGGAGGGCCCGAGGACGTACGACTGCTCGGGCCTGACGTCGGAGGCCTGGGCGCACGCCGGCACCCCGATCCCGAGGACCAGCCAGGAGCAGTGGGCGCGGCTCCCGAGGATCCCGTTGAAGAACCTACGCCCCGGTGACCTGGTGATCTACTTCCCCAAGGCGACCCACGTGGCGATGTACATCGGGAGGGGAAAGGTCATCGAGGCCCCGAGAACCGGCGAGCGGATCAAGATCTCCCCGATCGCGGCCCACCCGCTCCTCGGAGCCGTACGTCCGGACAGACGCGCCCATCCGCAGACGGCCCGCACCCGCAAGGGCGCCGATCAGCCGCCCGCCACCGAAGCCAGGTAG
- a CDS encoding AurF N-oxygenase family protein, whose protein sequence is MTSLTEVDALEGLRDALGLLKDREQVAERLLDSSKKHSFDPDEELDWDAPFEEGKWFWPPELVSLYDTPMWRRMSEEQRILLSQHEAAALASLGIWFEIILMQLLCRHIYDKAATSAHVRYALTEIEDECRHSKMFARLISRGGTPWYPVSRSHQQLGRLFKTISTTPGSFTATLLGEEILDWMQRLTFPDERVQPLIRGVTRIHVVEEARHVRYAREELRRQMVSAPRWSQEFTRVTSGEFARVFSVAFVNPEVYTNVGLDQREALAQVKASGHRREVMQTGAKRLTDFLDDIGVLRGVGRRLWRSSGLLA, encoded by the coding sequence ATGACGAGTCTGACAGAAGTCGACGCGCTCGAAGGGCTGCGTGACGCGCTCGGTCTGCTCAAGGACCGGGAGCAGGTCGCCGAGCGGCTGCTCGACTCCTCAAAAAAGCACTCCTTCGACCCCGACGAGGAACTGGACTGGGACGCGCCCTTCGAGGAGGGCAAGTGGTTCTGGCCGCCGGAGCTGGTCTCGCTGTACGACACCCCGATGTGGCGGCGGATGAGCGAGGAACAGCGGATCCTGCTCTCGCAGCACGAGGCCGCGGCGCTGGCCTCGCTGGGGATCTGGTTCGAGATCATCCTCATGCAGCTGCTGTGCCGTCACATCTACGACAAGGCGGCGACGAGTGCGCACGTGCGGTACGCGCTCACCGAGATCGAGGACGAGTGCCGGCACTCCAAGATGTTCGCGCGGCTGATCTCGCGGGGCGGGACGCCCTGGTATCCGGTGAGCCGGAGCCATCAGCAGTTGGGCCGGCTGTTCAAGACGATCTCCACGACGCCGGGATCCTTCACGGCGACGCTGCTGGGTGAGGAGATCCTCGACTGGATGCAGCGGCTGACGTTCCCGGACGAGCGGGTGCAACCGCTGATCAGGGGCGTGACGCGGATCCATGTGGTGGAGGAGGCGCGGCATGTGCGGTACGCCCGGGAGGAGCTGCGGCGCCAGATGGTCTCCGCCCCGCGGTGGTCGCAGGAGTTCACCCGGGTGACGTCCGGGGAGTTCGCGCGGGTGTTCTCCGTGGCGTTCGTGAATCCGGAGGTATACACGAATGTGGGTCTCGACCAGCGGGAGGCGTTGGCGCAGGTGAAGGCCAGCGGTCATCGGCGAGAGGTCATGCAGACCGGCGCGAAGAGGCTGACGGATTTTCTGGACGACATCGGGGTGCTGCGGGGTGTGGGGCGACGACTGTGGAGGTCATCGGGACTACTGGCCTGA
- a CDS encoding roadblock/LC7 domain-containing protein, which produces MTAPSTFGLSREARNLHFLLTNLVEEVPGVQSVAVVSSDGLLLLSSDAERNAEAREAREEKPSGPRGSSADLATVVSGIGSLTLGAAKLMDFGATKHTMIAMDDGSLFVMSISDGSLLGVHGSADCDMSVVAYHMALFVGRAGHVLTPELRSELRQSLENDATGGAR; this is translated from the coding sequence TTGACCGCGCCCAGTACCTTCGGACTGAGTCGTGAAGCACGCAATCTCCACTTCCTGCTGACCAACCTCGTCGAGGAGGTCCCCGGCGTCCAGTCCGTCGCCGTGGTCTCCTCCGACGGACTGCTCCTGCTCTCCTCCGACGCCGAGCGGAACGCGGAGGCCCGCGAGGCCCGCGAGGAGAAACCCTCCGGCCCGCGCGGCTCGTCCGCCGACCTCGCGACCGTCGTCTCCGGCATCGGCAGCCTCACCCTCGGCGCCGCGAAGCTCATGGACTTCGGCGCGACCAAGCACACCATGATCGCGATGGACGACGGCAGCCTGTTCGTGATGTCGATCAGCGACGGTTCGCTGCTCGGTGTGCACGGCTCCGCCGACTGCGACATGAGCGTGGTGGCCTACCACATGGCGCTGTTCGTCGGCCGCGCGGGACACGTCCTGACCCCCGAACTCCGCAGCGAGCTGCGCCAGTCGCTGGAGAACGACGCGACAGGGGGCGCCCGATGA
- a CDS encoding GTP-binding protein, translated as MDSVVSDAAASSGYGVTPFVDVETDDNLRSWQTDRTRAPIATKIVVAGGFGVGKTTLVGTVSEIEPLQTEALMTEASEQVDDLTGTPEKVTTTVAMDYGRITLDDDLVLYLFGTPGQERFWFMWDDLVRGAIGAVVLADTRRLKDSFPALDYFESCGLPYVVAVNHFDGSDRFEPEDVREALTVPAHIPVMIMDARRKISVIETLLSLVGHALDVTPE; from the coding sequence GTGGACTCCGTCGTCTCTGACGCCGCCGCCTCCTCCGGGTACGGCGTCACCCCGTTCGTCGATGTCGAGACCGACGACAACCTCAGGTCCTGGCAGACGGACCGCACCCGGGCCCCCATCGCCACGAAGATAGTCGTGGCCGGCGGCTTCGGCGTCGGCAAGACCACCCTCGTCGGCACCGTCTCGGAGATCGAGCCCCTCCAGACGGAGGCGCTGATGACCGAGGCCAGCGAGCAGGTCGACGACCTCACCGGCACCCCGGAGAAGGTCACCACCACCGTGGCCATGGACTACGGCCGCATCACGCTCGACGACGACCTGGTCCTGTACCTCTTCGGCACGCCGGGCCAGGAGCGCTTCTGGTTCATGTGGGACGACCTGGTGCGGGGCGCGATAGGCGCCGTCGTCCTGGCGGACACCCGTCGCCTCAAGGACTCCTTCCCCGCCCTCGACTACTTCGAGAGCTGCGGACTGCCGTACGTCGTCGCGGTCAACCACTTCGACGGCAGTGATCGCTTCGAACCGGAGGATGTCCGAGAGGCGTTGACGGTCCCCGCCCACATACCTGTCATGATCATGGACGCGCGGCGGAAGATCTCCGTGATCGAGACGCTCCTGTCCCTGGTCGGCCACGCACTGGACGTCACCCCCGAGTAG
- a CDS encoding lysozyme encodes MPVHRPGPIRPRRLFLVALLLTAFSLLHPAAAPAAETPDTPDATATPARGSAHMGMGVVAHDGQGELPAGTRATQAEGVDVASYQGNVSWSTLWNSGVRWAYTKASEGTYYANPSFSQQYTGSYDVGMIRGAYHFATPDTSSGATQADYFVDSGGGWYRDNRTLPGTLDIEWNPYGDSCFGKSPSAMVSWIRDFLNQYKARTGRNAVIYTATNWWTQCTGNYGGFSANPLWIARYASTAGTLPAGWSSYTMWQYTSSGPTVGDHDRFNGALDRVQALAGG; translated from the coding sequence ATGCCCGTGCACAGACCCGGACCGATACGTCCCCGACGCCTCTTCCTCGTCGCACTCCTGCTCACCGCGTTCTCCCTGCTCCACCCGGCCGCCGCCCCGGCCGCCGAAACCCCCGACACCCCCGACGCGACCGCCACCCCGGCCCGCGGCTCCGCCCACATGGGAATGGGCGTCGTAGCGCATGACGGCCAGGGCGAGCTGCCCGCCGGCACCCGCGCCACCCAGGCCGAGGGTGTCGACGTCGCCAGCTACCAGGGCAACGTCTCCTGGTCGACCCTGTGGAACAGCGGGGTGCGCTGGGCGTACACCAAGGCGAGCGAGGGGACGTACTACGCGAATCCCTCCTTCAGCCAGCAGTACACCGGCTCCTACGACGTCGGCATGATCCGCGGCGCCTATCACTTCGCCACCCCGGACACCAGCAGCGGTGCGACGCAGGCCGACTACTTCGTCGACAGCGGCGGCGGCTGGTACCGGGACAACAGGACCCTGCCCGGCACCCTCGACATCGAGTGGAACCCGTACGGCGACTCCTGCTTCGGCAAGTCGCCGAGCGCGATGGTCAGCTGGATCCGCGACTTCCTGAACCAGTACAAGGCGCGCACCGGCCGCAACGCCGTCATCTACACCGCCACCAACTGGTGGACCCAGTGCACCGGAAACTACGGCGGTTTCTCCGCCAACCCGCTGTGGATCGCCCGGTACGCCTCGACGGCGGGCACCCTCCCGGCCGGCTGGAGCTCGTACACCATGTGGCAGTACACCTCCTCCGGCCCGACGGTCGGCGACCACGACCGCTTCAACGGCGCCCTGGACCGCGTACAGGCGCTCGCCGGCGGCTGA